A region of the Paramormyrops kingsleyae isolate MSU_618 chromosome 6, PKINGS_0.4, whole genome shotgun sequence genome:
CTGTTCCCAGACCAGCAGCGTCTCGCTACCTAGGAGGCCAGAGAAAATCATGCGCCAAACTTAGCAGACATCAGTTAATGAGATTCACCAAAACTCCGGCTGCTCTATTACCCCGTTGGAGACGTCCCAGTTGAGCATCATCCGAGCACGTTGGCCAGCTTCATCTGACCCATCTAGGACCAACCCGAAGCCCCCGTTAATCACCTCGCCCCTGAACGAAGCAAAAACATGCCAAAAATAAGTTTACATATGGGCAGCTATGATCTATTTTAACATAAGTCACCCGGTTGTATTTTAATCTGTGCCTTGCCAATTTGCCAGAGCACCAGTGGAATTCTGCCAGTGACTTTCTGATGGTTCGTGAATATATTGTCACATTACAGATTCCTGGCAATATTTATAGTCTTTTGAGAGCGTGCACATTGACAGTGAGGAGTCGTTAATGAGGTGCAGCCTTCCTTACCAGCCCACACCTCCGCCGTTATGCAGAGCTATCCAGGTGGCCCCACGGAAAGAACCGCCCACAAAGTTCTGCACTGCCATGTCTGTGGGCAACAGAGAGAGACACGCATGGTGACCCGCTACATTGTTCACGTGCCACATCTGTGTACTGTAACCACAGGATGATTCCCGTTTGTGGTGTGTCTGTAGGTGACTGGGATGTGCTCGCTAACGGGCAGCATACCAGCACAGAAGGCTGATCCATCATAAATGTTGGAAGTCTCTCTGAAGGGACTGTCTGTACCACTGACATCATGGTGATCCCTGCTGATGACCACAGGAGCCTGGTGCAGAGAATCGATAGTCTCACCGGCGGGTAACTTCCAAAACGCCAGCGACACAATGCAAACGCTTCCGCTGTTTACCGAGACTTTCCCTTTTGCAATGGCACTGTTGATGGCTAAGGCGATGGATACTCGCCCCTTTTGGTCGGAATACAGGATTCTTGCTTGGGATCCCACTACCTACACAGGGGGCAGTTAGCCAGATGTGAAATGTCCCAGTGTCACACCAGAAATCAATGTCAGGCATTTTATAGTGTTCATGAAATGTTTCAGCATACAGAGCCGTACACTGCGCTGTCTATGGGTGTGCTGTGCTTTTATAGAAACACAGCAGATTGCAGTTTAGTTCCCAGGCAGATTTTTCAGGTTTTTCTTTACCATGTTATGTTTCCCTGCCTGCTGGATCCAGAGGATGTTGTCTTTGTACTGCTGTCTCACACGCTCTGAAACTGAAGCACACAGAAATGTTCTTTTGCAACATTGCACTTTAAATATGTAGCATGCAGAATGTTTCAGAAGATTTGACTAAATTCAAGGCTTTTGCGCTTGTGTaccaaaaaatacaaataacgGTACAAGACTTTCTCCTGAAACCCTGTTTAAAGGACTCTATACTAGCGCTTACCAATCTGTTCCTCACAGACGCATatacagtccacgtttttgcttccttccaggagctgggagggagcaaaaatgtgaacagaccaaggaccagattgggaagcACCTGTCTATAACCATACGTGCCATATGtccccgcgacccagatggattaagcggtatagataatggatggatggatgtgccaTATGCTGCAGGGAATAAGCTCCAATTCCCCCCTCccagtgaccctgtactggataagcagtgggaagatagatggatatgACACAAGGTTGGGGTACACCATAGGCAGGGTGGCAGTCAATCGCaggacacacacccacacaccatGTGCAATTTATAAACACCGATTAAGGTaattgtctgtctgtctgtctgtctgtctgactgactgactgactgactgactgactgactgtttAGTGAGCTACAGACCCATATGGCTGTATCCCAACCCACTATCCTGAAAACACACCTGAAAGGCTGAGCTTCTCCAGCACGGCAGTGGCGATTTCATCCGTCCCCGCCAGGTCATGAGGGTCCCCCGAAGTGCACACCCAGCGGAAGGGGCCAAACCCCAGCGAGAAAATATCTCTGCACATATATTACAAACAGCGTAGTACAACACTGTACCTAATAACTGGTCGCTGCAGCCTGCCACACTTACCCCATGATGTGCTGCACGTAGGAGGGGTATCTGAACTCTGTTTTCCCACCCCCACTCTTACTCACATCAGCTCCTGCAAGGGGCGGGGCAAACACAGGACTCCCAACATGTGACATATTTCCTTCATCTGTTTTTTGACTAGGATTGAGCAGTTAGAGCCAAACATGATAATCGTAGGAGTAAAGTTAAGGACAtctaataaaaataaagaagggGTTTAAAGGAGGATTGAACCAATCAAATAATTAGtacatttacagattttttgAGGGCTTTATGGAGGATTTGCCTGTAAAGGGAACAGCGCTGTGGATTTTCTATTAAGGAGTTACATCACACTTATTTATAGTTCAGATTTACAAACTGATATCAAATTTAGAAACTGATATCATACTGGAGAAAATAAGTTTAAGCTGAAAGATCCTACAGCAAGTAGATTTAGGTATCTGGACCAGCCACCTTCAGTCCTTAAACCATACTCACCTGCTCTTTTAGCCTCCAAGAGGAAGGCGTTACCGTAGTCCCAGAAGAACATGCCAGCCTCCGACAGCGTGTTGATGGCTTTAACCTGCCTACAGAGGCTGTGGACCAAGAAGACCTAAGATCAGAGCCCTTATAGAGAGGGCTGTTGCTTAAATGCTGTGCTGATCTACCAGTCCACACTTACAACTGATCTGGATgagaacttacctcctttggaCCAGGATCTGAAACTGTGCTGGTTCTGTGGACATAAGCTGATGAGCTTGGTGCAGACTGAGCTGTACTGGATAGTAGCCTCCACTGAAGGGGTTGTGGAGGGAGGTCTGGTCTGATCCCAGATCTACCAGCAGCTCCCCAGTAGCCTCATATTCTTTGACTAGCCTCTCCCTGACATAGAGAGACCATGGCGTGAATTCATCACCCCACATATTCTACTTAGAATATCCTTTTATTTTACTATGGGTGAAGTACAGGGctggacaaaataatggaaacatcACACGAGAAGGACATTTCAATATAAACCAAATCTCAATTGCAAATGCAGCTTCCAAGGTTGAATGCAAATTAGCAGCATGTGTCAGTCATGAGGTCTGACAATCAACATTTTGATATGTGAGTTTTAACAGAATGTCAGAAGCTTCGCTAAGCTGGAATTTATGGCAGAGCTACTGTTTGGAAACCGCTCGTATACAGCATACCAAGACTTGTAACCTGGTGTGAGGAGCACAAAACCTGGACCTCTAACCAACAGAAAAAGTAATAAGGTCTGATAAGCCATCACCCCACAGTATCTGTTGGTATGGAGAGGCATCTCACAGGAGTCATTAGGAACAATCATTGTCATCATGGTCGTTTATTAGCCAAGGAATATGAGGCCGTTTTATAGGACCAGGAGCTCTCTGTGCAACCCATACAAACTGCTAAATCAATCCAACAGTGAGGGATGAAGGAGGTAGGAATCTAATCTGCGTTCTGCGCTCCACAAGTTCCAATGAAAGTTCAGTGATGCTTTGATCTTGAGGCTCATAGAAGGCATTAGACTTCATCCTGGTgttcatgaaaacaaagaaCTGGAGGCTTTTTCGTCCTGTATCGCACTTTGCATAATTCAGCACTTGTGTACCAGCAGTCCAAGAAGAACTGAAGCCATTTTGAGAGCAAAGGACGGCCCTACCCCTAGATATTGAATATCAGACTCATTGATATTAATTTGTTGTTTGGTGTTCCAGTGAATTCAGCCACAGCTCCATGCATGAGACAGTGTATGGAAAGGATAACCAAGAAATAAGAAGCTTTGATTCTCATATTGATCCTATACCAGCGATCCTCAGCCCATGGATCtcaacccaaatttgggtcacggcaagttctgaaagggtcacaaggcagagttggaaatgtaaacattttaaaaccagcaagctacTATGCTGATTCATGATCATATTTCCCAACTACAATTTTACAATGAACCTATATAAATCAgtcttgggtctgcaactgTTTAGCGCAAAACTAGcaaacactcaaccaatccaagaagccaaaccacaggtACTTGATTAAAatttcactggcacatccaatcagattgtaccataggcattgattggtgtAAATTAGAGAGTGCACTGCATGCTTGATCATAGCATTAATTTAGACCTATATTTGATAGAGGGTTGTGACAGCTGTCATGGTAAAAATTCAGTCTATATCTTGCAGTTCCACTGATTTAGAAGCAGGAGTCGAATAGCTCAACACCCTTACCACAAATCAACGACGTTGCCATGGTAACCCAAACTGAGAGGAATCTTGGACCTCTTGGCCTCCCTGCAAAACAATAAGTGTGACAGTGTAAGCTACTTATCTGGCTTTTGTGACACTGGAGTCAATGAGCAAATGGTGGCAGCTGTGACCTGATGCGACTGATGCAGTGGTCCAAGTTTCTCGTAACCTCCATCAGCCAGCCCTGCTCATATCTTTTCTTCAAGGGGGCTTCATCCACCTGAGTAGAGATCAGATCACAGTTTAACCACAGGATACACAACCTGCTTAGCACACAGTAGAGGGCAgccaaacacagacacaaatgcCACAACGAACATATCATGAAAGGAGCGCATTGGCAGTGGCTGAACTCTGACCTCAGCGATGACCCCCACACAGCCAGCGATGACCGCTGCCTTGGCCTGCGCCCCACTCATGCCTCCCAGGCCCGATGTCACAAACACTCTGCCTCTCAGGTCCCCAGAGCCGAGGTACCGCCGGCCGGCATTCAGAACTGTGAGCTACAGGGAGGGAGACGCACAGGGGGGTGCTGGGACTGCGATCAGCCGTTATGAGCAAAGCAGGAAACGTAACTCTCTGTATTTTGTGAGCATTTGTTCTCTCTCTAAAGAATTAATCGTTCATACAATGAACAGAAGTTAGCTGAAGCAATTTTACAACGACCCTTGAAGAATGCAATGATACTTTCTTCATATGTAAGAtgtctacagcagtgtttcccaatccgagacccacagccggtccacgttttcgctccctccaagctcgctgtcagacggtccacatttttgctccctcccagctctgggtggactgtctgtgggtccatGAGGATGGGATGGGGGACACTGGTATAGAGGCATTTAAACAGTGTTTTGGGGGGGAAACCACAACACAAACAAGGGAGccaaaacgtggactgtctgtgggtccccaaggactgtaTTGGGAAACATTGGTCTACAGGATAAAGCTGACTGATTGAGTGAGAGGCTGAGGAGGAACAGGGGTTGTGACAGATCTCCAGGGTGCGGATGAGACACCCACCATAGTGCCGTGCACTATTCCCTGAGGGCCAATGTAGCAGTAGCTTCCTGCTGTCATCTGCCCATACCTGAGCAGAGCAGGAAAACACAAAGGCAATATAGGGGTGTCCGTCTATGCAAAGCCATACACAGCCATTAGATTAACAAAAGACTTTATTAAACTCTAAAAAGAACACGATGGGGAAACCAGAAGATaaagggaccacaaggggtcaaaaccaGAACAGGTAATACAAGTAAATTATTTGAGTTGGaaattttaaagtaaatttacaACTAAATTAATCACAAAGAAAATGAACACTAATAAGGGAACTGGAGTAAAACTGGGAGTAGGACTGGGAGACAAACATGCTGTGACAACGACAACGACTGACTGTGGAAATGAACAAAGACGGGCATGTAAATACACAGATAACAAAgactaacaaggggcaggtgtgggctATAAGGAATTAAGGGCAACAAGGAGCAGGTGAGGTCAATTAACAGATACCACAAATAAAAATAGCAAAGGAAACAAGGACAACTGAACATAATACAACCAGAGAGCAAACACAAGGgactgaaacagaaatacataaaacatgttaaaccaagaacacaaaacaacaaacattaaataacaATTAGTAATCCCTGGGGAGTGGGACAACAAGACAGAGGGGGAAActggatggccagcgacacctgctggccaaataaGGACAAGACACACGGCACAGGATCAGAAGGGCACCAATCCTGACAGACTGTAAATTTACTTTCACTTTGCATTAATTTGGATTTCAAATAGGCGATAGTAGATGAAAAGCAATTGAATCTAAATCACATTAGAATAGGGCCTGGAGTACTCACATTGTAACCCCCAATGCAAACATCTTTTCATATTCTTCCCTGGAAGAGTAGTTGGGGATGACCTAAGATAATTAAGAGAAGGAGAGACAAACCGAGAGGTGAAGCATCAAACCGATGAAGATCTCAAAGAGACAGAAGGGAGGAAGATCTGAGCTGTCACCATGCCGTTTGTGATGACGGCCCGGGGGGCGGAGGGGGAACTGGGGAAGAGGCCCTGGGGGTGTCCGCTGTACAGCACTAGGGTTTGCTCCTCCGACATCTCGCTCAGGTAGCGCAGCACCAACCAGAACTGCCAAAGCGAAACAGCACCATGTGTCACCGAGTCCAGGCTGGGAATGTAGGTCAGGCTTGCAGTCCCAGGTCCGGTCTCACCTGAGCCCAGTTACTGAACACTTGCCCATTTCCCCCATAGGTAACAAGTTCCTGAGGAAACtgggacacagaggagggggacagAGCAGAAATCGGGACATTTAGTAACACGTCACTGACGTGAGAGCAAGGAAAACAGGTCATATGCGTGTTAAATACACAGCAAAACATTATTTATATATCTCAGATGGAGGATTTGGAGAACTTGACGTTGTACTAGTGTATAAAACAATGCTTTTTCAGAACAATAAAGTGAATACTTCAGTGAATGGGTGCAGCACACAAAAGGTGCATCATTGTATCATAAAGAGAATGATGTGCAGCTTTGACACGGCTGCGCAGAGCGAGGGCTGGGAGGGTTACCTGTGCGACAGCGGGGTCCAGATTGTTCATGATCATGTGGATGATGGCAGCAGACTGCCGGGTGCGACAGGGGTACTGGTCAATGGGATACGCCCTTAAACGTACAGCGTGATTCATTACCCACGAGCACTCAGTAAACACACAAGGACACTTATAGGAACATGTACAGAGACTCTTCAAATTCTTgcatatataaaaaatgtaatttacaggTCAAATCTTTAAAAGAATAAGTAGGGTGTGCAGGTCTGTAACTGCAAGCAATGTTGTGGACATTTTACTGTGTCAGGATGAATCAACAGAGGAGGTTACATGAATAAAAGTGAGGACGATAGCCTGTGATTTATTAATGGCTCAAAGTAATGTACTTTTCAGGTCTAATAAAATATACCTGTACCATTAATGAAATGCAAAAAGGAAATAAGTGCTATGTATGGACAGAGCAATTGGTTTTAAATGAGAGAGGTGTGCTGATGCTGTATTAAAGGGTCTAAACTTGATGTAAAATCTTAAGTCCCCATAATCCTAGTTTAGAGTGGTCAAATTTAAATGAAGAGGGGTCCCTGAAGTGCAGTGGCCACCAGCATGTCACAGGGACCCGGTGATCAGCCTGCACAGCGTTTATCAGACACTGGACttgtctgtatgtgtatctTATGTATACACGAGTATTTGATTTTGTTTCGTAGGCAAGGAATTCCACACTGCTGCAAAGTGGATGTGAAAGGATAATTCATTTAACCTGCCCGCCCAGGTTAACAACTTCAACCGTCACCAGCCCTGAAGCTCCCCGGTGAAAACTTTCAATTGTTACCATTtccctccaccccacccccctgggACACCAACTTTAGGGGAAGCATGGAAACATATCATATTCTGACAGCTGATTTGGATGGACCGTTGAaaatccacccccaccccactctcAAATGGTGATGAATGGGGCAGAAAGGCAGATTAAATGGGTCCCACCTCATTCTGATGGGGGGGCAGAAGCGGTACATGTAGATATGCCCATACTGCCGCAGCTCCTCAGCAAATTCTGGAGCCAGGGTGGCATGGAGATGAGGGGGGAAGTACCGCAGGGCATTTCTGAGGGCCAGCTGAAGGAGAACAGAGAAGAAAGGGTGAAGTACAGGGACTCTGTGAGCAGGAACGGGACTCTGTGAGCAGGCTGCAGAGAGGAAAGGGAGTCTGTGAGCAGGCTGCAGAGAGGAAAGGGAGTCTGTGAGCAGGCTGCAGAGAGGAACGGGACTCTGTGAGCAGGAACGGCACTCCGTGAGCAAACTGCAGGGAGGAAAGGGACTCTGTGAGCAGGAACGGGACTCTGTGAGCTGGCTGCAGAGAGGAAAGGGACTCTGTGAGCAGGAACGAGACTCTGTGAGCAGGCTGCGGAGAGGAATGGGACTCTGTGAGCAGGAACGGGACTCTGTGAGCAGGCTGCGGAGAGGAACGGGACTGTGTGAGCAGGAACGAGACTCTGTGAGCAGGCTGCAGAGAGGAATGGGACTCTGTGAGTAGGAACGAGACTCTGTGAGCAGGCTGCAGAGAGGAACGGGACTCTGTGAGCAGGAACGAGACTCTGCGAGCAGGCTGCGGAGAGGAACGGGACTGTGTGAGCAGGAACGAGACTCTGCGAGCAGGCTGCAGAGAGGAACGGGACTCTGTGAGTAGGAACGGGACTCTGCGAGCAGGCTGCAGAGAGGAACGGGACTCTGTGAGCAGGAACGGGACTCTGTGAGCAGGCTGCAGAGAGGAACGGGACTCTGTGAGCAGGAACGAGACTCTGTGAGCAGGCTACAGAGAGGAACGGGACTCTGTGAGCAGGAACGAGACTCTGGGAGCAGGCTGCAGAGAGGAACGGGACTCTGTGAGTAGGAACGGGACTCTGCGAGCAGGCTGCAGAGAGGAACGGGACTCTGTGAGTAGGAACGGGACTCTGCGAGCAGGCTGCAGAGAGGAACGGGACTCTGTGAGCAGGAACGAGACTCTGTGAGCAGGCTGCGGAGAGGAACGGGACTGTGTGAGCAGGAACGAGACTCTGTGAGCAGGCTGCAGAGAGGAATGGGACTCTGTGAGTAGGAACGAGACTCTGTGAGCAGGCTGCAGAGAGGAACGAGACTGTGAGCAGGCTGCAGAGAGGAACGGGACTCTGTGAGCAGGCTGCAGAGAGGAAAGGGACTCTGTGAGCAGGAAAAGGACTCTGTGAGCAGACTGCCAAAGGGAAAGGGACTCGCTGTGCAGTTCTGAGTGCCCGCCGGCATGCTCACTAGCTGTGTGCAGTGCTCACAAGCCCGCCACTCCCCACATGTTTGCCTGCAGTTGATTATGTTTCATACTGTCAAGCTGCCATGTTGTTGTTTTCTCAATTTTCTAAAGCATGCTGATCCCAACAATACTTGATGGCTAGGAAACATGTCCCTATTGTGAATTAATGTTTGCAAATTACAAAGAGGTTGTTCAATTATAGAGTACTTACATTTCACagctataaaatataataataaaaaaaacatttacaataGGTATTAATACCCCAACAATGAAATGAAGCAATACAtgttaaaaatatgtaataataaataatgcaagATAATGTACCATTTTCCGTGGCAcaagtttttaaattattatgaaaTGAATATAACGTgcattctttttaaaatatagttgctgatttttaatatttgaatATCTATCGTGTAGCTCCAGATCATGTAAAATAAACCTGTAAATGGCTGAATGTACATAAATAACAACGaaatgttttttccccaaaaggAAACTTACTGAATCAATAATAAACTATAAGGAAGTGCTTGATTTTACCTAAAATAAATGCCATATTTAAAAATCATGCTGACTGGTGTGCTTTTGCTGTCTCTCAAAGATCTGCTGATGAAGCTGCACTTACCTTCTCCTCCTGGGCAGATAAGTTTGGAGTGCGGACTGGAGCGTGGGG
Encoded here:
- the uroc1 gene encoding urocanate hydratase, with translation MCTLKDVLKGLPLDPLPPNTGRDPNVPHAPVRTPNLSAQEEKLALRNALRYFPPHLHATLAPEFAEELRQYGHIYMYRFCPPIRMRAYPIDQYPCRTRQSAAIIHMIMNNLDPAVAQFPQELVTYGGNGQVFSNWAQFWLVLRYLSEMSEEQTLVLYSGHPQGLFPSSPSAPRAVITNGMVIPNYSSREEYEKMFALGVTMYGQMTAGSYCYIGPQGIVHGTMLTVLNAGRRYLGSGDLRGRVFVTSGLGGMSGAQAKAAVIAGCVGVIAEVDEAPLKKRYEQGWLMEVTRNLDHCISRIREAKRSKIPLSLGYHGNVVDLWERLVKEYEATGELLVDLGSDQTSLHNPFSGGYYPVQLSLHQAHQLMSTEPAQFQILVQRSLCRQVKAINTLSEAGMFFWDYGNAFLLEAKRAGADVSKSGGGKTEFRYPSYVQHIMGDIFSLGFGPFRWVCTSGDPHDLAGTDEIATAVLEKLSLSVSERVRQQYKDNILWIQQAGKHNMVVGSQARILYSDQKGRVSIALAINSAIAKGKVSAPVVISRDHHDVSGTDSPFRETSNIYDGSAFCADMAVQNFVGGSFRGATWIALHNGGGVGWGEVINGGFGLVLDGSDEAGQRARMMLNWDVSNGVARRCWSGNSNAYDTIQRTMEEHSQLQVTLPFPVEDEQLLERAFQG